In Deinococcus puniceus, one genomic interval encodes:
- a CDS encoding ATP-binding protein, whose product MRREEQQTTQQRGPDGLQMQRHPVRMRPRDWDKQKAKKRRRNKSGLRARLTRSFAMVAVLAVMLTTFATVDAAFKVIAKLNPELGLMSADQGGDPIGFEWSWPEVDPATATTGLADAEASTLAQRRELVREASAEITRSAVRSAFLSALLAVIVAALVTRQLTRPLGRLVVGAQRLQAGERDLQLPVPRRQDELRDLTAAFNDLTTSLARQEAWRRGLIADVAHDLRTPLAVLRSEIEAMQDGVQPTDAAALTRLHSEVLLLARLVTDLRLLSLAESGALSLKPAPLDGGHMLHALADAYATRAAGAGIALEVVAPRPAPLLADPDRLTQTLRNILDNALRYAAPGAVTLSAVQDGPHTRLTIRDHGPGFRPDDLSRAFERFYRADASRTRDPQGRASSGLGLAIARALTEAQGGQIEARNHPGGGAEFTLTFPT is encoded by the coding sequence ATGAGGCGTGAGGAACAGCAGACCACACAGCAACGCGGGCCGGATGGGTTACAGATGCAGCGCCACCCGGTTCGGATGCGCCCACGCGACTGGGACAAACAGAAGGCCAAAAAACGCCGACGCAATAAAAGCGGACTCCGCGCCCGACTCACCCGCAGTTTTGCGATGGTGGCGGTGCTGGCTGTCATGCTGACCACCTTTGCCACCGTAGACGCGGCCTTCAAGGTCATCGCCAAGCTGAATCCGGAACTGGGCCTGATGTCGGCAGATCAGGGCGGCGATCCCATCGGGTTCGAGTGGTCTTGGCCCGAAGTTGACCCGGCCACCGCCACAACTGGCCTGGCCGATGCAGAGGCTTCCACGCTGGCCCAGCGGCGGGAACTCGTTCGCGAGGCATCCGCCGAAATCACGCGGAGTGCCGTCAGGTCTGCGTTTTTAAGTGCGCTGCTGGCGGTGATCGTGGCGGCCCTCGTTACGCGGCAATTGACCCGGCCACTGGGGAGGCTGGTGGTGGGCGCACAGCGGCTTCAAGCAGGAGAGCGCGACTTGCAATTGCCCGTGCCGCGCCGCCAAGACGAACTGCGTGACCTGACGGCGGCGTTTAATGACTTGACCACCAGCCTTGCCCGCCAAGAAGCATGGCGGCGCGGCCTGATTGCCGACGTGGCCCACGATCTCCGCACCCCGTTGGCTGTGTTGCGCTCTGAAATAGAAGCCATGCAGGACGGCGTGCAGCCCACCGACGCCGCCGCCCTGACCCGGTTGCACAGCGAAGTCTTGTTGCTGGCCCGGCTGGTAACCGACCTGCGCCTGCTGTCTCTGGCCGAAAGCGGGGCGCTGAGCCTGAAACCCGCACCGCTGGACGGGGGCCACATGCTGCACGCGCTGGCCGATGCTTACGCCACCCGTGCGGCGGGCGCGGGCATAGCGCTGGAGGTGGTGGCCCCGCGCCCTGCCCCGCTGCTGGCCGATCCTGACCGCCTGACCCAGACCCTCCGCAACATTCTGGACAACGCCCTGCGGTACGCCGCGCCCGGCGCAGTCACCCTCAGCGCCGTGCAGGACGGGCCACACACCCGCCTGACCATCCGCGATCATGGCCCCGGCTTTCGCCCCGATGACCTGTCGCGGGCCTTCGAACGTTTTTACCGGGCCGATGCCAGCCGCACCCGCGATCCGCAGGGCCGCGCCAGCAGCGGCTTGGGCCTTGCCATCGCCCGCGCCCTCACCGAAGCACAAGGGGGGCAGATCGAGGCACGCAATCATCCGGGGGGAGGCGCGGAGTTTACATTGACTTTTCCGACGTGA
- a CDS encoding response regulator produces the protein MSSTILIVEDEVRLADILEEYLRREGFHTERAATGPRALELWRSARPALMLLDLMLPGMDGLEVARRVRAESNLPIIMLTARDEEVDRLVGLGIGADDYVVKPYSPREVVARVRAVLRRAGGGVDAPTLLHAGPLSVDTAAFEVRLDGTPLEVTVAEVRLLAALAREPGVVRSRTELLAALGGLDRGTDERAVDAHVKNLRRKLGEREHLLDTVRGVGYRLKSEG, from the coding sequence ATGTCGAGCACCATATTGATCGTCGAAGATGAAGTGCGGCTGGCCGACATTTTGGAGGAATACTTGCGGCGGGAGGGCTTTCATACCGAACGGGCAGCGACGGGGCCGCGTGCGCTGGAACTGTGGCGTTCGGCGCGGCCTGCCCTCATGCTGCTTGACCTGATGCTGCCGGGCATGGACGGCCTAGAAGTGGCGCGGCGGGTGCGGGCCGAGTCAAACTTACCTATCATCATGCTCACGGCGCGGGACGAGGAAGTAGACCGACTGGTGGGGCTGGGTATCGGCGCAGACGACTACGTGGTCAAACCGTACAGCCCGCGTGAAGTGGTGGCGCGGGTGCGGGCCGTGCTGCGGCGGGCCGGGGGCGGCGTGGACGCGCCTACACTGCTGCACGCTGGCCCCCTCAGTGTAGACACGGCGGCCTTTGAAGTCCGGTTGGACGGCACGCCGCTGGAAGTCACGGTGGCCGAAGTGCGCTTGCTGGCAGCGTTGGCGCGGGAACCGGGCGTGGTCAGGTCTCGCACGGAACTGTTGGCGGCGCTGGGCGGCTTAGACCGGGGCACCGACGAGCGGGCCGTAGATGCCCACGTGAAGAATCTGCGGCGCAAGCTTGGGGAACGCGAACACTTGCTGGACACCGTGCGCGGCGTGGGCTACCGCCTGAAATCGGAAGGGTAG
- a CDS encoding SHOCT domain-containing protein — MDVIINNATPAQITAQPAQTYAPIQGVPYGYGPQFAPYRDHDGPGFGFFALLGLGIFLFAKARRKRQMWRHRMGRNGMGMGGPQALAGAGADWGKPDMDKSEMADEWRENFRRGKQKFFSDGALSIARERYAKGEINADEYQQLTKTLMGDGGAADKGADSKADADKLI; from the coding sequence ATGGACGTCATCATCAACAACGCTACGCCCGCACAAATCACCGCACAGCCCGCCCAGACCTACGCCCCCATTCAAGGCGTGCCTTACGGCTACGGCCCCCAGTTTGCCCCCTACCGAGACCACGATGGCCCCGGCTTCGGCTTCTTCGCCTTGCTGGGCCTCGGCATCTTCTTGTTTGCCAAAGCCCGCCGCAAGCGCCAGATGTGGCGGCACCGCATGGGCAGAAACGGGATGGGCATGGGTGGCCCGCAGGCCCTAGCCGGAGCGGGCGCAGACTGGGGCAAGCCCGACATGGACAAGTCCGAAATGGCCGACGAATGGCGCGAGAACTTCCGGCGCGGCAAGCAGAAGTTTTTCAGCGACGGCGCACTGAGTATTGCCCGCGAACGCTACGCCAAGGGCGAAATCAACGCCGACGAGTACCAGCAGCTCACCAAAACCCTGATGGGCGACGGCGGCGCGGCAGACAAAGGGGCCGATTCTAAGGCCGATGCAGATAAGCTGATCTGA
- a CDS encoding alpha/beta fold hydrolase: protein MNRKIKTMLALTTALAIAAPAGAQTIPDRGTVNVNGAKVFYKATGSGQPLILIHGYPLSGELFKNNRAALAQNFRVITVDLPGFGGSTTPSRTASIENYATTMLAFMDAVKIDKAIVGGMSMGGMTLLQMYKQAPERFKGLIFIDTTADAAAPAEAGNWRGTAQQAEMMGVSSLVPALLPRMLTGKSRMEMPNQVEFLSNLVKQASLNGAIGGANALAARPDANPILPTIGVPTLLVFGVEDNVTPIELAMKMQKGIVGSKLVLIPGAGHAATFEKAAAASAAMLDWAKTIR from the coding sequence ATGAACCGGAAGATCAAAACCATGCTCGCGTTAACGACTGCCCTTGCCATTGCTGCCCCCGCCGGAGCGCAGACGATTCCTGACCGGGGAACCGTGAACGTAAATGGGGCAAAAGTGTTTTACAAAGCCACCGGGAGCGGCCAACCTCTGATCCTGATTCACGGCTACCCCCTCAGCGGCGAACTGTTCAAGAACAACCGCGCTGCTCTGGCTCAAAACTTCCGCGTGATTACGGTAGACCTGCCCGGATTCGGCGGCAGCACCACTCCCAGCCGAACCGCCAGCATCGAGAATTACGCCACCACCATGCTGGCTTTTATGGACGCCGTGAAGATAGACAAAGCGATTGTGGGCGGCATGAGCATGGGCGGCATGACGCTGCTGCAAATGTACAAACAGGCCCCCGAACGCTTCAAGGGCCTGATTTTTATTGACACCACCGCCGACGCCGCCGCACCCGCCGAGGCTGGCAACTGGCGCGGCACCGCCCAGCAAGCCGAAATGATGGGCGTGTCCAGCCTCGTGCCTGCCCTGCTGCCCCGCATGCTGACGGGCAAGAGCCGCATGGAAATGCCCAATCAGGTGGAATTCCTGAGCAACTTGGTCAAGCAGGCCAGCCTAAACGGAGCCATCGGTGGGGCCAATGCACTGGCCGCCCGCCCCGACGCCAACCCCATTTTGCCCACCATCGGCGTGCCCACACTGCTGGTGTTTGGCGTAGAAGACAACGTGACACCTATAGAGCTGGCGATGAAGATGCAAAAAGGCATCGTGGGCAGCAAGCTGGTGCTGATTCCCGGTGCAGGGCACGCCGCCACCTTTGAGAAGGCCGCTGCCGCCTCTGCCGCGATGCTGGACTGGGCCAAGACCATTCGCTAA
- a CDS encoding RluA family pseudouridine synthase: MTAPLLTSTEKPRIVVEHPDFYVIHKPALWLTHAVRARVEVPDVLTYMQAATGESMLAPPHRLDRETSGAQLLTRDTDAARKFFTLFKTHLVGKTYLAIVHGTPDWERRTLDAPLGELGLGGRNKIVIRQGVIPDGRPAITDFRVVGQRGGHSLIEAYPRSGRLHQIRAHLSHLGLPMVGDKIYGRDPDAFLEFMETGQTPELTARLGLARQALHAARIAFPWDGAQFSADVPLAAALQAYWNGLPNSGSKSFDIE; this comes from the coding sequence ATGACCGCGCCCCTGCTCACCTCCACCGAAAAGCCCCGCATCGTCGTCGAGCATCCTGATTTTTATGTGATTCACAAGCCCGCGCTGTGGCTGACGCATGCGGTGCGGGCGCGGGTAGAAGTGCCCGATGTGCTGACCTATATGCAGGCGGCCACTGGTGAAAGCATGCTCGCGCCGCCGCACCGCCTTGACCGCGAAACCAGCGGGGCGCAACTGCTGACCCGGGATACCGACGCTGCCCGCAAATTTTTTACGCTGTTCAAAACGCATCTGGTGGGCAAAACCTACCTTGCCATCGTACACGGCACGCCCGATTGGGAACGGCGAACGTTGGACGCCCCGCTGGGCGAACTGGGGCTGGGAGGCCGAAATAAAATCGTGATTCGGCAGGGGGTGATCCCCGACGGACGGCCCGCCATCACCGATTTCCGGGTGGTGGGGCAGCGCGGCGGCCACAGCCTGATCGAAGCCTATCCGCGTTCGGGGCGACTGCACCAGATCCGGGCGCACCTGTCCCATCTGGGCCTGCCGATGGTGGGCGACAAAATCTATGGCCGCGATCCAGACGCCTTTTTGGAGTTTATGGAAACCGGTCAAACGCCAGAGCTGACGGCACGGCTAGGGCTGGCCCGACAAGCCTTGCACGCAGCCCGCATCGCCTTTCCGTGGGATGGAGCGCAGTTCAGCGCCGACGTCCCGCTGGCCGCCGCCTTGCAGGCCTACTGGAATGGGCTGCCCAACTCCGGCTCTAAATCATTTGACATCGAATAA
- a CDS encoding NADPH-dependent FMN reductase, producing MSVPSFPPSRPLNFTLISTSLDPDSRSAWMIGLAAAQLWQQGHAVTQLDLRETPLPMFDNASSYTHPNAALYHAAIAGADGVLLGVPVYNWGIGAGAKSLVELTGSTDEARGLHGAWFDKPVTFLVSGGLAHGYLSHGAFAFGLMVDFKCVVNPHFVYATGAEWAADGAPGEWLATRLARTVDRAVDLSARLADRPYKSVWEV from the coding sequence ATGTCCGTCCCGTCTTTCCCCCCTTCCCGCCCGCTGAACTTCACGCTGATTTCCACCAGCCTTGACCCCGACAGCCGCAGTGCTTGGATGATCGGGCTGGCGGCGGCACAGCTTTGGCAGCAAGGCCACGCCGTCACGCAGCTCGATTTGCGCGAAACGCCCCTGCCGATGTTCGACAATGCCAGTAGTTACACGCATCCCAACGCGGCGCTGTATCACGCGGCCATTGCGGGGGCCGATGGCGTGCTGCTGGGCGTTCCCGTGTACAACTGGGGGATTGGGGCGGGGGCCAAATCATTGGTAGAGCTGACGGGCAGCACCGACGAAGCGCGTGGGCTGCACGGCGCGTGGTTCGACAAGCCCGTTACGTTTCTGGTGTCGGGCGGGCTGGCACACGGCTACCTCAGTCACGGCGCGTTTGCCTTTGGCCTGATGGTGGACTTCAAATGCGTGGTGAACCCGCATTTCGTGTATGCCACCGGCGCGGAGTGGGCCGCAGATGGCGCTCCCGGCGAATGGCTGGCAACGCGGCTGGCCCGCACGGTAGACCGGGCCGTGGATTTGTCGGCACGCTTAGCAGACCGTCCATACAAGAGCGTCTGGGAAGTATGA
- a CDS encoding MaoC family dehydratase produces the protein MNEDLNRPQGRYFEELTPGTLIRHRVTRTITEADNVFFTTMTMNPQPLHLDHEYAAGTEFGRPLVNSLLTLSLLVGLSVHELTLGTLVANLGLTDVVFPRPVFHGDTIHAESEVLEARASGSRPDAGIVTVEHRAMNQRGEVVARCKRTALMQRKGV, from the coding sequence ATGAATGAAGACCTGAACCGTCCTCAAGGCCGATATTTCGAGGAACTGACCCCCGGCACCCTGATTCGGCACCGCGTCACGCGCACCATTACCGAGGCCGACAACGTGTTTTTTACGACGATGACGATGAATCCGCAGCCGCTCCACTTGGATCACGAGTACGCGGCGGGCACGGAATTCGGGCGGCCCCTCGTCAACAGCCTGCTGACGCTGAGCCTGCTGGTGGGCCTGAGCGTGCATGAGCTGACGCTGGGCACTTTGGTTGCCAATCTGGGCCTGACCGACGTGGTGTTTCCGCGTCCGGTGTTTCACGGAGACACCATCCACGCCGAGTCAGAGGTTCTGGAAGCCCGCGCCAGTGGCAGCCGCCCCGACGCCGGAATCGTGACGGTAGAACACCGGGCCATGAACCAGCGGGGCGAAGTGGTGGCGCGGTGCAAACGGACGGCGTTGATGCAGCGGAAGGGCGTTTGA
- a CDS encoding HpcH/HpaI aldolase/citrate lyase family protein: MNPALTRPRSVLFAPGNRADLMAKLPRSTPDAVVLDLEDAVPNTPEAKAEARIITRDAARELVAAHPKLNVFVRINAPHSPYFADDLHALTPELAGVVVPKLESGADTLAVAAALAGRGLSLPIMAGLETALGVWHAHDIMAVPAVAWAYFGAEDYTTDLGGTRLSEPSGTPNLGVPNLEVLYARSRVALAARVAGVPALDIVVTRLNDDAAFLVDAAQGRALGYAGKLCIHPAQVALSHSTFGPTPADTARARRLLDAAHAAAEAGRGVITFEGQMIDEPMLAKARALIAQADAESAQAEVGAESGHHE; the protein is encoded by the coding sequence ATGAATCCGGCGCTGACCCGCCCCCGCAGCGTGCTGTTCGCGCCCGGCAACCGCGCCGATCTCATGGCGAAACTGCCCCGCAGCACCCCCGACGCCGTAGTGCTTGATCTTGAAGACGCCGTACCCAACACACCGGAAGCCAAGGCCGAGGCCCGGATTATCACGCGGGATGCGGCGCGGGAGTTGGTGGCGGCCCACCCCAAGCTGAATGTGTTCGTGCGGATCAACGCGCCCCACTCGCCTTATTTTGCCGATGACCTGCACGCTCTGACGCCCGAACTGGCAGGCGTGGTGGTGCCCAAACTGGAATCGGGAGCCGATACTCTGGCGGTGGCGGCGGCATTGGCGGGGCGCGGGCTGAGCTTGCCCATCATGGCGGGGCTGGAAACCGCTTTGGGCGTGTGGCACGCGCACGACATCATGGCCGTGCCTGCGGTGGCGTGGGCCTACTTCGGGGCGGAGGACTACACCACCGACTTAGGCGGCACGCGGCTGTCGGAGCCGTCTGGAACGCCCAATTTGGGAGTGCCTAATTTGGAAGTCTTGTATGCCCGCTCACGGGTGGCGCTGGCGGCACGGGTGGCAGGCGTTCCGGCGCTGGACATCGTGGTGACGCGCCTGAACGACGACGCGGCCTTTCTGGTGGACGCCGCGCAGGGCAGAGCATTGGGCTACGCGGGCAAACTGTGCATTCATCCGGCGCAAGTGGCCTTATCTCACAGCACTTTTGGCCCCACCCCAGCCGACACTGCCCGCGCCCGCCGCCTGCTGGACGCCGCCCACGCCGCTGCCGAAGCTGGACGGGGCGTCATAACCTTCGAGGGCCAGATGATCGACGAACCGATGCTGGCTAAAGCGAGGGCTTTAATCGCACAGGCCGACGCTGAGTCTGCGCAAGCGGAAGTTGGGGCAGAATCAGGCCACCATGAATGA
- a CDS encoding methyltransferase domain-containing protein codes for MWNPQQYLQFQQERDRPFFDLLAQVQGQPNTVADLGCGTGHLTAALAERWPGADVLGLDSSAEMLSKGAAYARSNLTFRQADLRQWQPAAPLDLLISNAALQWVDGHAQLIPRLAGFVAAGGVFAFQVPGNFDAPSHTLLAEVVTRPRWAKLQAESRDKATLGAFGPAEYAALLAPLGFSVNAWETTYLHLLPTTEGGNAVLEWVKGTALRPVLAQLDDADSAEFLAEYGAELARAYPAQQYGTPFPFRRVFVVAQRSG; via the coding sequence ATGTGGAATCCGCAGCAATACCTTCAGTTTCAGCAGGAGCGGGATCGGCCCTTTTTTGACCTGCTGGCACAGGTGCAGGGGCAGCCAAACACGGTGGCCGACTTGGGCTGCGGTACGGGCCACCTGACCGCTGCTTTGGCCGAACGCTGGCCGGGAGCAGACGTGCTGGGCCTCGACAGCAGCGCGGAAATGCTCAGCAAGGGCGCTGCTTACGCTCGCTCGAATCTGACCTTTCGGCAGGCCGACTTGCGCCAGTGGCAGCCCGCCGCGCCGCTGGATTTGCTGATCAGCAACGCGGCCTTGCAATGGGTGGACGGTCACGCCCAACTCATTCCGCGTCTGGCCGGATTCGTGGCGGCGGGCGGTGTGTTCGCCTTTCAGGTGCCGGGCAATTTCGACGCGCCCAGTCATACCCTACTGGCCGAAGTAGTGACCCGTCCGCGCTGGGCAAAGCTTCAGGCCGAATCCCGCGACAAGGCCACCTTGGGCGCGTTTGGCCCTGCCGAATACGCCGCGCTTCTGGCCCCGCTCGGCTTCTCGGTCAATGCGTGGGAGACCACCTATTTGCATCTCCTTCCCACAACAGAGGGCGGAAACGCGGTGTTGGAATGGGTGAAAGGAACGGCGCTGCGGCCTGTGCTGGCGCAGCTTGATGATGCTGACAGTGCTGAATTTTTGGCAGAATACGGGGCGGAACTGGCGCGGGCTTATCCGGCTCAGCAGTACGGCACGCCTTTCCCCTTCCGGCGGGTCTTCGTGGTGGCGCAGCGTTCGGGTTAA